The following proteins are encoded in a genomic region of Nicotiana sylvestris chromosome 4, ASM39365v2, whole genome shotgun sequence:
- the LOC104244081 gene encoding uncharacterized protein encodes MGKKKFIDKKKAATFQLFARDSSDPVYESGPSAATDRVFVRVDNNNYSIESFDADEHNGDDPNSIFADAPEDEEESNGWAGYSGTRTQLPDDIRKEIIELGFPDDGYNYLTHLREIKNTGGGSAYYENPKAKLNELPHDVKAYDASKVEVAKVNDDYNEKSVYNVAAKTIGVRVQKALDPEVAALLDDSDLSHFGSDVEDLELEEDFMIKANLHDGAVNVELDDNLSLPEKSNLDKVGRNDTSGHVQRNEAKFATFEEKPRARRLLDEQFDLLELQEYGSNTEDEYDDDMIEENECQESLAEKLNHAFKECAIDGMERNNNGPDDGELLEPAADVISRCKEYAEKYENEGPEEEAAVLDESSSESEVWDCETIVSTYSNLDNHPGKIVAPGARRKKLLPVISEASPIISLKGKEKLPVDYLPSKGKHAVQKEDKKKQGLEKEEKDNSKSEQLKRKQHGEESKEEKKERKAAVKEERREARRMKKEMKGLYKCEAQRAQKVAAFTGPSAIHLM; translated from the exons ATGGGGAAGAAAAAGTTCATCGACAAGAAGAAAGCAGCTACATTCCAGTTATTCGCCCGCGATTCCTCGGATCCGGTATACGAATCCGGACCCTCCGCCGCCACCGACAGAGTATTCGTCAGAGTTGACAACAATAACTACTCAATCGAAAGCTTTGACGCCGATGAACACAACGGCGATGACCCGAACTCAATCTTCGCGGATGCTCCGGAAGATGAAGAGGAGAGCAATGGTTGGGCCGGGTATTCGGGTACCCGAACTCAATTACCGGATGATATTAGAAAGGAGATAATTGAACTTGGGTTTCCTGACGATGGGTATAATTATTTAACTCACTTGAGGGAGATTAAGAATACTGGTGGCGGCTCTGCTTATTATGAGAATCCTAAAGCTAAGCTTAATGAGCTTCCACATGATGTTAAG GCATATGATGCTTCAAAAGTCGAGGTTGCAAAAGTGAATGATGATTACAACGAGAAATCTGTGTACAATGTGGCAGCCAAGACAATAGGTGTAAGAGTTCAGAAGGCATTGGATCCTGAAGTTGCTGCCTTGCTCGATGACAGTGATTTGTCACATTTTGGGTCTGATGTGGAGGATTTAGAATTAGAGGAAGATTTTATGATTAAGGCAAACCTACACGATGGGGCAGTTAATGTGGAACTTGATGACAATTTAAGCTTGCCAGAGAAATCGAACCTTGACAAAGTAGGACGCAATGATACATCTGGGCATGTACAGAGAAATGAGGCCAAATTTGCAACTTTTGAAGAGAAGCCAAGAGCACGCCGCCTTCTGGATGAACAGTTTGATCTG CTTGAACTTCAAGAGTATGGCTCCAATACCGAAGATGAATATGATGATGATATGATTGAGGAAAATGAGTGTCAAGAGTCCCTTGCAGAAAAGCTTAATCATGCATTTAAGGAGTGTGCCATTGATGGCATGGAACGGAATAATAATGGACCAGATGATGGGGAGTTGCTTGAACCTGCAGCTGATGTCATAAGCCGGTGCAAAGAATATGCTGAAAAGTATGAAAATGAAGGTCCAGAGGAAGAGGCGGCTGTTTTAGATGAAAGCAGCAGTGAGTCAGAAGTATGGGATTGTGAAACTATAGTGTCAACGTATTCAAATCTTGATAACCACCCTGGAAAAATTGTAGCTCCTGGAGCGAGGAGAAAAAAGTTGCTCCCTGTTATTTCTGAAGCCTCGCCTATAATATccctaaaaggaaaagagaagctTCCGGTTGACTATTTGCCAAGCAAGGGTAAGCATGCCGTGCAAAAGGAGGATAAGAAAAAGCAAGGTTTAGAAAAGGAGGAAAAGGATAACTCAAAGTCAGAACAACTCAAAAGAAAGCAACATGGTGAAGAGTCAAAGgaggagaagaaagaaagaaag GCTGCTGTGAAGGAAGAACGGCGTGAGGCTCGTCGTATGAAAAAAGAAATGAAGGGGCTGTATAAGTGTGAAGCACAGCGTGCTCAGAAGGTTGCTGCTTTTACTGGTCCATCTGCCATACATCTCAT GTGA